A window of Natrinema salifodinae contains these coding sequences:
- a CDS encoding CRISPR-associated protein Cas4: MRDRIPFSDLRTAAYCPRKCYYQRTRPAEEREPPPEVESIRALAIRYDELLAASPDDLEREPIAVSPGRYRDRLASTRDRLADADAETDQWDRLRNPRERDRLATGRHCRGIVHKVLADPLEPVLISSGEPPDNGVWKPQSVHAVAAAKALSWEHEESIERAWLEYPAYGVIRSIELTTERKARYRSALRAVRELDGPPARTTNRSKCEACEFAAECGVKTRTLRSLLDLG; this comes from the coding sequence ATGCGCGACCGGATTCCGTTCAGCGACCTGCGGACCGCCGCCTACTGTCCGCGGAAGTGTTACTATCAGCGCACGCGACCCGCGGAGGAACGCGAGCCGCCGCCCGAGGTCGAGTCGATCCGCGCGCTCGCGATCAGGTACGACGAGTTGCTCGCGGCGTCCCCGGACGACCTCGAGCGGGAACCGATCGCCGTCTCGCCGGGCCGCTATCGCGACCGCCTGGCGTCGACGCGGGATCGACTCGCGGACGCGGACGCAGAGACTGACCAGTGGGACCGCCTCCGGAACCCTCGCGAGCGAGACCGCCTGGCGACCGGACGCCACTGTCGCGGAATCGTCCACAAGGTGCTCGCCGACCCGCTCGAACCGGTCCTGATATCCTCCGGCGAACCCCCCGACAACGGCGTCTGGAAACCGCAGTCGGTCCACGCCGTCGCGGCCGCCAAGGCGCTGTCCTGGGAGCACGAGGAATCGATCGAGCGGGCCTGGCTCGAGTATCCGGCCTACGGCGTGATCCGGTCGATCGAGCTGACGACCGAGCGGAAGGCCCGATACCGGAGCGCGCTCCGAGCGGTTCGAGAACTGGATGGGCCGCCCGCGCGGACGACCAACCGCTCGAAGTGCGAGGCCTGCGAGTTCGCCGCCGAATGCGGCGTCAAAACGCGGACCCTACGATCGCTGCTCGACCTCGGGTAA
- a CDS encoding L-threonylcarbamoyladenylate synthase yields MNDDDLERAAAAIRDGDLVVYPTETVYGLAADALDPDAVERVFDAKGRDRSKPVSLAVPRFEAAIENDYIRAGERERAFADEFLPGPVTVLCERRDIVPDVLTAGRDRVGIRVPDCDPALELIERAERPITSTSANVSGEPSARRVDEIGDRVLDQAVVLDGGETPGTESTVVDLSTGTIHRRGALADEIEAWLERQ; encoded by the coding sequence ATGAACGACGACGATCTCGAGCGTGCAGCGGCGGCGATTCGGGACGGCGATCTGGTCGTCTACCCGACCGAGACGGTTTACGGGCTCGCGGCCGACGCCCTCGACCCCGACGCCGTCGAGCGCGTCTTCGACGCGAAAGGCCGGGACCGCTCGAAGCCCGTCTCGCTCGCGGTCCCGCGATTCGAGGCGGCCATCGAAAACGACTACATCCGCGCGGGCGAGCGCGAACGAGCCTTCGCCGACGAGTTCCTCCCGGGCCCCGTCACCGTGCTCTGTGAGCGTCGCGATATCGTCCCCGACGTCCTCACTGCCGGTCGAGATAGGGTCGGCATCCGCGTGCCCGACTGTGACCCCGCGCTCGAACTTATCGAGCGCGCCGAGCGGCCGATTACCTCGACCAGCGCCAACGTCAGCGGCGAGCCGAGCGCCCGCCGCGTCGACGAAATCGGCGACCGAGTGCTCGACCAGGCAGTCGTCCTCGACGGCGGCGAAACGCCCGGCACCGAGAGCACCGTCGTCGACCTCTCGACCGGGACGATCCACCGGCGGGGCGCCCTGGCCGACGAGATCGAGGCCTGGCTCGAACGGCAGTAG
- a CDS encoding redoxin domain-containing protein has translation MPEFDVVELGPTDHPEPGEEAPEFTRPLVTDEFWEDRTLSELVDETDGRTILVFTPMTGSFVAKYVWDELAERDWDDAARVVGVTASTPYGIKRFIEDNDYPFAFFTDPSNRVAESYDIAHELDGMTGLSEPRVAFFALDADRTVEGAWVATDWPEFPDYDDLESALGLE, from the coding sequence ATGCCGGAGTTCGACGTCGTCGAACTCGGCCCGACGGACCACCCCGAGCCGGGCGAGGAGGCCCCAGAGTTCACCCGTCCGCTGGTCACCGACGAGTTCTGGGAGGACCGAACGCTGTCGGAACTCGTCGACGAGACCGACGGTCGGACGATCCTCGTCTTCACCCCGATGACCGGCTCGTTCGTCGCGAAGTACGTCTGGGACGAACTCGCCGAGCGCGACTGGGACGACGCGGCCCGCGTCGTCGGCGTCACGGCCTCGACTCCCTACGGAATCAAGCGGTTCATCGAGGACAACGACTACCCCTTCGCGTTCTTCACCGACCCGAGCAACCGGGTCGCGGAGTCGTACGACATCGCCCACGAGCTCGACGGGATGACCGGGCTCAGCGAACCTCGCGTCGCCTTCTTCGCGCTCGACGCCGACCGGACCGTCGAGGGCGCCTGGGTCGCCACCGACTGGCCGGAGTTCCCCGACTACGACGACCTCGAGTCGGCGCTCGGACTCGAGTAG
- a CDS encoding glutathione S-transferase N-terminal domain-containing protein, producing the protein MSERIDRPITFYRLQGCPYCERVARRLNEYDLGYHSRFIEPLHSERDVVKRVAGVRTVPVIVDENTGVTMAESANIVDYLDATYGEGDRPDAAAADAGGDV; encoded by the coding sequence ATGAGCGAGCGCATCGACCGACCGATCACGTTCTACCGACTCCAGGGCTGTCCGTACTGCGAGCGGGTCGCGCGACGGCTGAACGAGTACGATCTGGGCTACCACTCGCGGTTCATCGAGCCGCTGCACTCCGAGCGCGACGTCGTCAAGCGCGTCGCGGGCGTCCGGACCGTGCCCGTCATCGTCGACGAGAACACCGGCGTCACGATGGCGGAAAGCGCCAACATCGTCGACTACCTCGACGCGACCTACGGCGAGGGCGACCGCCCCGACGCGGCAGCGGCGGACGCGGGAGGTGACGTCTGA
- a CDS encoding hemolysin family protein, which produces MALSPLFEVPLAAYELPVVGVEFDQSTVTILGSLAVALLIGLSAFFSSSEIAMFNLPKHRIEGMIEDDVKGADLVKALKDDPHRLLVTILVGNNIVNIAMSSIATAILSLHFGGLVGVLLATFGITALVLLFGESVPKSYAVENTETWSMRIAKPLKATEYLLYPLIVLFDYLTRQVNRLIGSTGAIESPYVTRDEIQEMIESGEREGVLEEEEHEMLTRIFRFNNTIVKEVMTPRLDMTAVPKDADIDEAIETCIQSGHARIPVYEGSLDNVLGVVHIRDLVRDLNYGETKSDDLELADLIQPTLHVPESKNVDELLTEMRENRMHMAIVIDEFGTTEGLVTMEDMIEEIIGEILEGGEDMPIEEIDADTVLVRGEVNIEDVNEALEIDLPEGEEFETIAGFIFNRAGRLVEEGEEIEYDGVRITVEDVENTRIMKARLKKLEEYERRVEEEESAAAVEIDENDE; this is translated from the coding sequence ATGGCGTTGTCTCCGCTGTTCGAGGTACCGTTGGCCGCCTACGAGCTTCCAGTCGTAGGTGTCGAATTCGACCAGTCGACCGTGACGATCCTCGGCTCGCTCGCGGTCGCCCTTCTCATCGGCCTCTCAGCGTTCTTCTCCTCGTCGGAGATCGCGATGTTCAACCTCCCGAAACACCGCATCGAGGGGATGATCGAGGACGACGTCAAGGGTGCGGACCTGGTCAAAGCGCTCAAGGACGATCCGCACCGGCTGCTCGTGACGATCCTGGTCGGGAACAACATCGTCAACATCGCGATGTCGTCGATCGCGACGGCGATCCTCTCGCTGCACTTCGGCGGCCTGGTCGGCGTCCTGCTGGCGACGTTCGGGATCACCGCGCTCGTCCTCCTGTTCGGCGAGAGCGTGCCCAAGTCCTACGCCGTCGAGAACACCGAGACCTGGTCGATGCGTATCGCGAAGCCGTTGAAAGCCACGGAGTACCTCCTGTATCCGCTGATCGTCCTCTTCGACTACCTCACGCGGCAGGTCAACCGGCTCATCGGCTCGACGGGGGCGATCGAGTCACCCTACGTCACCCGCGACGAGATCCAGGAGATGATCGAGTCCGGCGAGCGCGAGGGCGTCTTAGAGGAGGAGGAACACGAGATGCTCACGCGCATCTTCCGCTTTAACAACACCATCGTCAAGGAGGTGATGACCCCGCGACTCGATATGACGGCGGTCCCGAAAGACGCCGACATCGACGAGGCCATCGAGACCTGTATCCAGAGCGGCCACGCCCGGATCCCGGTCTACGAGGGCAGCCTCGACAACGTGCTGGGCGTCGTCCACATCCGCGATCTGGTGCGCGATCTCAACTACGGCGAGACCAAGAGCGACGACCTCGAACTGGCGGACCTCATCCAGCCGACCCTGCACGTCCCCGAATCGAAGAACGTCGACGAACTCCTGACCGAGATGCGGGAAAACCGGATGCACATGGCCATCGTCATCGACGAGTTCGGCACCACCGAGGGCCTGGTGACGATGGAGGACATGATCGAGGAGATCATCGGCGAGATCTTGGAGGGCGGCGAGGATATGCCGATCGAGGAAATCGACGCGGACACCGTCCTCGTCCGGGGCGAGGTCAACATCGAAGACGTCAATGAGGCCCTCGAGATCGATCTGCCCGAAGGCGAGGAGTTCGAGACGATCGCCGGCTTCATCTTCAACCGCGCCGGCCGCCTGGTCGAGGAGGGCGAGGAGATCGAGTACGACGGCGTCCGGATCACCGTCGAGGACGTCGAGAACACTCGGATCATGAAGGCCCGACTCAAGAAACTCGAGGAGTACGAGCGACGGGTCGAGGAGGAAGAAAGCGCCGCGGCCGTCGAGATCGACGAAAACGACGAGTAA